TTCATAGATGAAGCTTGTCCTGCTCCAGCCCTAACCGATTCGACCTTTAAACTCCGGAGTCGCTGCAATGACATGGTAACATCTTGGCTTTTAAATTCTCTTTCTAAAGATATTGCTTCCAGTTTTTTTTATTCCAGAACAACCAAAGATCTTTGGTCAGATCTTGAACACAAATTTGGCCAGCCCAATGGGAAAAAATTGTATCATCACAAAAAGAATTAGCAGAGCTAGTCCAAGGATCTAGTGATATTGCTGGATACTTCACCAAGATGAAAAGGTTATGGGATGAGTTGGACACTATAAACGCTAATGTGCTTTGCACTTGTGAGCATTCATgtgaaggaaaaaagaagatGATCTAGTTCAAAGGAGATGAAAGGCTCATTCATTTCCTCATGGGATTGAATGATACCTATACACCAGCGAGAAGCAATATTCTTACGCTTAGTCCTTTACCCACTGTGAACCATGCATATTCTCTCTTGATGAAGGATGAAAATCAAAGAGAAACCCATCTCTCTTCTCAGTTTCCCGGAGATAGATGTTCTTTCATGGTAGGAAAATCAGCTATCTCAGAAATTCAACTCAACACTCAACCAAAATCTGGATCTGGATTTAACCATCAACAGAAGGCCGAAAATACTTATTTCAAAGGAAACACATCTTACAAAGGAAAGAAAAGCAACCAATTGTGCAATTATTGTAAGATGACTAATCATACTATTGATAATTGTTACAGGCTAATAGGTTTTCCAGCAGATTTTAAGTTTAccaaatccaagaaatttcaaggAACTGTGAGAAGCAACTCTGCAACTTCAATGGAAGAACCAGACGAGAATCAATCTATTCTTGTTGCCTCTGAGAATCCTAAATTTGCTCAACAACTCTCCACAAATCAATTCACTCAGCTTGTTCATCTCTTAAAACATATTCAAGAAGGAAAACCTGTTGGATCAGAAGTCAATGCCAACTCAGCTGCTGGTATATTTTTTGAACATTCACCCTCTTGTTATTTAGTAGataattcaaattctaaatctTGGATTATTGATTTAGGAGCCTCTGAGCATATGTTCTTTGATCCTAACTGTTTCTTATCTCTCATTCCCTTACCTAAGCCTATAATGGTCAGGTTACCTAATTTATCTAGAGTAAAGATTACTCATGCAGGAACTATTTCTCTTTTGCCTGATTTCATACTCACAAATGTCCTTCATATCTCAAGTTTCATATATAACTTACTCTCAATTCATAAACTATGTTTATCTTTCAAGTGTTTCGTCATGGTCACATCTACTGGTTGTCTTTTGCAGGGCCCTTTCTTGAGGAGCCCTCAAGTTTTTGGTGAAGTCAAAGATGGACTATACATTTAGAGCCTACTGGCACTCAACCTCTTGCTACAAAAACTGTAGTTTCATTTCCTAAGAGAGCTAGTTCTCATTCTGTTTCAGATTCAGTAATTTCATTGCCTAAGAGATTTAATTCTCATTCTATTCTAGCTTCAGTTTCTATTCCTATTTCAGCTATATCACAACCTGATGTAATGTTATGGCATGCAAGATTGGGGCATTTGCCTTTCAATGCAATGAAATATATCAGTTCCTttaattttcttcaaattttgaatgcCCTTGCACTGTGTGTCCCTTATCAAGACAGTCCAGATTACCATTTCCAATTAGTCATATCAAGAGTAAAGGAATTTTTGATCTTCTTCACATTGATATTTGGGGTCCCTATAAGGTTCCTACTTATAATGGATATAAATACTTTCTCACAATTGTGGATGATTTTAGCAAAGGAACCTGTACTTATTTGTTGACTGCTAAATCAAATGCTTTTTCAGTACTCAAGGATTTCTTATGCATGATATAAAGACAGTTTAATGCTAAAGTGAAATTAATAAGATTTGACAATACCCTGGAACTAGGGAGGAGTGCAGAAACTTCTTCATTTTTACGATCCCAAGATATTCTACATCAGACTTCTTGTACAACCACACCACAACAAAATGAAATTGTGGAAAGGAAACATAGGCACTTACTAGAAATTGCAAGAGCCTTAATGTTCCATTCCAAAGTTCCTATTCCTTATTGGGGAGAGTGCATACTCACTGCAACATATTTGATTAACAGGTTTCCATCTAGAGTACTGCAAGGTAACACACCTTATGAACTCTTGTTTCATCAGAAACCTTTATATCATCATTTAAGAAGCTTTGGATGTTTGTGTTGTGCTTCTACATTATCACATAATAGAGGCAAATTCCAGCCTAGAGCAATTGGTTGTATATTTTTAGGGTACCCTACTAGACAAAAGGGATACAAGGTGCTTATTCTGGATTCTAAGAAGGTATGCACATCAAGGGAtgtatattttcatgaacaCATTTTTCCATTTTCCTCTTTTCCTAATACCATTTTATCTACCATTTTTCCACCTATCTCTTCTATTTATTCTAATCACATTACAAATGACTCCATGTTTTTTCCTTCTCCCACAGTTTCAGACCAACCCTCACCAGTTTTATCTCCGGCTATGGAAACTAattccatttttcatcctcaaactaccACTACTCCACATACCTCCACTATTCAAGACCCTttacaccccccccccccaccaccaccaccatccCACCCCCTAGAAGATCTGATAGACAAAACAAAGGTACTTTACCTACTCATTTACACGGCTTCGtttgcaataatatttttactaatGATCTTACTATTACTTGTCTAGCAGTTTCTTCCTCACCACCTACATATCCATTTCCTTCTCTTTCTAATTAAATTCAGGTTATATTACATTCTATTtcacaaatttcaaaatcaCTAATTATTCTCAATCCTATCAACATATTGGATAGCAAGCTGCCATGGATTCTGAATTACAAGCTTTGATCATTAATCGGACATGGGATGTGGTGCCTCTCCCTTTTGGAAGGAAGGCTTTACCTTGTAAGTGGGTCTACAAGGTTAAACAAAAGGCTGATGCAAGTATAGAAAGACTTAAAGCAATATTGTTTATCAGAGATGATATATAAAAGGAAGGCCTAAACTACAATGAAACTTTTTCCCCTGTTGTTAAGATGATGACTATCAGATGCCTATTATCTATTGCAATCAAGAAGCATTGGCCTGTTTCTCAGTTTGATGTAAGTAATGATTTTCTCCATGGAGACCTCCAAGAAAAGGTTTACATGAAATTTCCTCCAGGAATGTGTCCACCCTGTCCATACCATGTTTGTAAACTCAAGAAAGCTCTCTACGGTTTAAAACAAGCCTCCAGACAATGGTATGCAAGGCTTGCAGAGGCTTTCGATTTTAAAGGTTTTCCCTCCTCTCTCAATGATTATTCATTAATTTTCAAAAAGACTGAAGCTCTATCTCCATTGTGGcagtttatgttgatgatttattaCTCACCGGTGATGATGCTCAAGAACTTTCAGATCTTAAGTCTTTTCTACATTCAGAATTTCAAATAAAGGATCTTGGACAAATTCGTTATTTATTGGGAATGGAAATCATGTGAGAACCAACAGGTTTTATCGTTACACAAAGCAAGTTTACCAGGGATTTACTCAGTGAATTTGATTGCTCCAGTCTCCCCACAATATCTTCTCCACTCGATCATTCCATCAAATTAACTGCTGCATCTGGAACTCCTTTACTTGATCCAACCATCTATCCGCATTTGATTGGCAAACCAAACTACCTCACCCATACAAGACCCAACCTTTCTTTCACTGTCTTGACCCTTAGCCAATACATGCAACAACCCTCTATTTCCCATTTTACAACAGCTCTTCTTGTCCTTCAATACCTTAAATCAAACCCCACTCAAGATCTCTTTCTCAATTCAAACCccaatttttctcttttatccTTCTGTGATGCAAATTGGGCGGCTTGTCGTGACTCTCGCAGATTTGTGAGtggttttttttataatcttaGGCAGTTCTCCCATCAGTTAGAAATCGAAAAAGCAAACCTCAGTATCCCTTTCTTCAGCTGAAGCTGAATACCGCTCAATGAGGCATCTTGTGGCAGAACTAACTTGGCTCACTCGTCTTTTCACTGATTTATCCCTAGAACCATCATTACTGGTCCCTATATACTCTGGTAGACAAGACACAATCCACATCGCTTGGAATCCAGTCTTTCATGAACGGACAAAGCATGTTGAAAGCATGTTGAGCTAGACTGTCACTTCGTCTGCCAACAATTTCTTTCAGGGTTAATATCTCTGTCTTTTGTTCCATCAAAATCTCACCTTGCTGACCTCTTTACCAAACCTCTATCTGGTCCGTCTTTGCATTCTATTCTTGGCAACTTGAGGCTCTCTTCTTtcccctccaacttgaggggggatgTTGGAGATAAGAAACTACGTTCACACAAACAGGGAACTACTCCCGTTAACATTGTAGAACAAGATAAGAAAGAGAATGGACTCCTTAAAGACAAGTTTGGCCAGCTATCTATTGGGCTCATTTGATTTGGACTGATCTGGTGTTGATATTGACAGCTCACAAGATATACACACAACTCACAAGATATGCAGTTGTACATAGAAATTTGTACATTAATTCTGTTTTACATTCccttttcagcatatatatgtataaatagtgGTAGAAATTTGTACATTGATCATAAGGAAATACAGAAAATTTTCCATACTCTCTCCTATTAGTAGTTTGATCATCTCCTGAAAAAATTTCCACAACTTGAACATCACTGTTGTCAGTATGGTTGTCTTCACTATCATACTCTGAATTGGAGGTAGTCAGAATGTGTCATCCAGAAGGTTCTGTTTAACCTGAGTGTCCACCACTATTGTGGTTGCTGGTGCAATTGTTTCAGTCAAGTTGTCCAACACTTCCCCTGAAGTGATAGCGTCACCTGAACTGTTATCTGGTTCCTGCACAGTGGAGAAAAATTCAAAGAAAGTAGCAAGATGAGGTGAGACACTAATTTTAGGCTGATCAGTCTACATATACGGCAAAGTGAGTTCATCAAGTATGAAATACCTAGACACATACACCCTCTGCTCTATGGGTGGTAGCACCTATATCGTTTGAGTAGGCTGCTATAGCCAATAAATACACAAGGATGTGTCTTTGGTGACAACTTAGTCTTTCCCTTTAGGTAAGGATACATATAAAACCAAAGATTTTCAGGATATTATAATTTGGAGAGGCACCATATAGTTTCACAAATGGGATGTTTAGAACTGAGGAAGGTATTCAATTTGTTAGAAACATAACAGTTAGAAATGCTTCAACCCAAAAGAACTGAGGCAACTTTGCATGTAACAACAAGGTTAGACCTCCATTATGTGTCTATCGTTTTTCTTAGAAACTCCATTCTGCTCAGGAGTGTGAGGACACAATATTTGCCCAATGATGCCATGGTTCTCCAAATGCTTGACAGACAATTTAGATAAATTCACTACCTTCATCACATTGGAAAATTGTCTTTCTACCATTTGTTGACACTTGAGAAAGACTTCAAAGAATCCAAATTTCTTCTCCAAAGGATAGAGCCAAGTATATCTTGTATTATCATCCACAAAAATCACGTAGTATTTCATATGTTGGGAGGACTCAACAGGTACCCCAGAGATAATAAtgttttttaatgtaaacaaagctcaatttttatttctcaactcaaaagaaaatttactaCTTTTCCCTAACTGACAACTAGTACAGATAGCAGGCACCTTGTTCCAACTTCTAATATCAATGCATTTATCTCTACTCAAaatttttaaagacttcaaaCTAAGATGTCTTAATCTAGAGTGTCAAATACTCTCTGAGTACTTTCAATATTGTGTTGTTGTTAAGGAAAAGAGGTTGTTGTCTTCTAATTTATAGAGTCCTCTTGCGTTAGAGACCTTGGCCAATATGTCCTTGACATCTTGTCCTTAAGAAGAAAATCAACTCAAGAGTTGCAGAATTGTCTTATGCAGGTTTACTGACTAAGAGAAGATTCTTTATGATTTTAGGAACTTCCAGTTTACCTTTAACTTCCAAACCTGACTTGTTGAGATTTCCAACATGTGTAATTAGTAACTGGGAGCCATTCCCTATCGTTATTTTTTTGTTCTATTCAAGGTTTGAAGATCAGATATATTACTTGATGTGTTTGGCATGTGAGTTGTTGTAGCAGAATTCACATACAGAACAACGGCTTCACCTGTGGTATTTTGCATGTTCAAAGTTTTCAGGGCGTGCGGACTCTCACATTTGGAAGCACATCAAAGTAGTGTGATTATTTTTACCACAGATTTGACATAGAGTAGTAATTGGTTTTTCTTCCTCAGTGTTTGCAGTCCGTATATTCTGagtgttttgattattatttgcCTATCCACCAGCCCTGCATCCTTTTCATGTTGAGTTAAAATTGAGTTACCTCTCGTGTGATTGTAACTCCCTCGACCCCTACCTCTCATTGCAATAAAGGCCATGTTATAATATTGTTGGGGAACCTCTTCTCTCATGTCAAACCTCTAAGAGCATTGATAAATTGATTGAAGGAAAGAAAGGTGATTTCCCAACATAACAgtcctaaatattttttactttggaCCTAGTCCTCTGCCAAAGTTAATGACTTTGTTGTCTCCATCAACCGACTTGTGTATGGAAGCAAGTTCATCACAAACGCCTTTGAATTCTTTCAAGTACTCATAAAGTTTCTTTGTTCCTAACTTAATATTTTGTCGTTGTTGCTTAAGTTGTAGCTCTTTATCCTTTGTGCTTAAAGGTAGGCTTCCTCCAAAAGCATTCTCACATCTTCTTGGCTGTTGAGCATGTAACTCTCTTCAATCATAGTTTTTGAGATCCAGGTTCTTAGCAGAACATCTTGCTCATCCCAGTTACTATAAGAAGGTTTCTCATGTCTATCAACTGCCTTTCCATTGTCATCTTTGGTTGAAGTTTCAACTTCATCAGGTTTCGTTTTTTGGACCAACTTAGTCACCATTACTTGCATCAGTCGTAGAATCTACACATTTAGAAACTAGGTGAAAGTACACTAAGTCATAATAATTGACGATTCAAATTCCTCACAAACTAGATTTGTCATTGTTCTTGATTTTTCTACATTTTCAAATCATTATGTGATTATTTAAGTTTATTCAATAAGTTAAAATCAAAGAATAAAGTTGAAAAAGAACTCCATTATCAACCCTTATAGGAGCTTTTTTCAAGAagttgaaaaattaaagaaccaAGTTGAATAATACTCCACCATGAACCATAAAAGGAACTCGAAGTTCAAGTTTGAAAAATTGATTTGCCATCAACGAACTTCACTTCGAATGAGTGATATATCAAAAGAATTGAAATGATCGGGGGAGTTTGAATCCAAAATTTGGGACTATTTAGGTAAGATTTGAGATAGTTTTGAACTGAAAAATGAGTAAAAACAACTCCAATAAATTCACCTCCTCGTAAAAGTCCTCAAATATTTTATATGGGATGTATGTTGTAATTGTATGCATGAACgtgtaataattttatatacatTAAAATTAGAAAGTTTTTAATTACTGACTTgtgtatcatatatatatatatatataattgattataattggagaaaaaaattatccaTAAATTAGGGAAGACGTTTGTTCGCATAAAATTTAggaataattattgttataccccaaaaaGGAAACTATTTACCATTGGATatctcattattttcatactccttatttttaactatttcgCGCATTTGATACCATGAAagtatataatatactctgtGGTATCAAACAGTTTCGCTGAAGCACATTTGATACCATAAGAGTAtgtatatactctgatggtattaAGAAAAAAGAGACAGTGTTTCAGCAAAATTGCTTCATACCATCGGAGTATAATTTGATATCATCGGAGTATAGAATATAATATACTCCGGTGATATCAAAGAGGAGCAGTGATGCTGACGTCACGTgcgaaattaaaagaaaaaaagtgggATAAGAGGGTAAATATTTTGGATCATGACTCTATTAaaggtaaatagtttgggttgggtccaatttggataaataatttcataattgATTTATTAGATGTAATTTTCCAGAAAATTTATAAGAAATTTATTGTTATGAATTGTAAAAGAGAATCTCCTGCTAtattttcttgtatatattgaatttttttcccATTACTTAAAAAATTTCTATCCAACAAATGGCCCAAACAATTTCTCACCAAGAAAAtaagattgaaaaaaaataaaggaaaataaaaaaacataaagaGTAAAGATTGATCCAACTTCCAAGTTATTATTATAAAGAGAAAAATGTAAAACCGTCCGGTCCGGTTTAGTCCCAATAGAGTTGGTTGAGATAAACTTTATTATCCTCAAGCAGCAAAAAACAGATGAAAATTTTACCAAGAATGATTTTTCTCTAATGCCCCAAAAAATTCAATCTTGATGCTTCCGAGTTTACTCTCCAGTACCAACTATCactttgaaattcagaaaaataGACCTTTATTACAGATAGAAGAAAAGAAATGCTAATGATACAGTCCACCATTTCACCTCCCCTGCAAAAATCTCTACTTTTTCCAGCTAAAATCGCAACTAGTGGGAGTAAAAATGCCTTTTTTCTTGATTTAAATGGTGGATTTGGTTCACCATCAGCTTCTTATCACTTTCCACAAAGACCCATTAAGCGAAATTCAATTCAGGTAATTCCCCTAATTTTGGGGGAGTTGGGTTGCTGTGTTTTCTTGATATACTGTTGTTGATTAATTGAGAAGCCCTTTAGTGATGCATTTGTTGATTTGTTTCACCTCTTCTGGGCATTCCTAACTTTCGTCTCTCTTGTCTACAGCTGCAGATTTATGCAAGGAAATTAGAATCATTCCCACTTTTGCTTTCAGAGAAAGTTGATGGTAGCTCCTTTTCTTCTTTGATGATTAACTCTGCAAAATAACTCTAATTGATGCTTTGAAGTAAATGGGCAAAATTATCCAATAGCTGTCAGTCCTGAACGAATTCCCTCTCGCAGCTGGTGTCCTGCTAGTCCTTCTTAAAAGAAAAGGGCAGCCTAGTCCATTAAGCTCCATGGAAGGGCcggaccacaagggtctattgtcaTGCATTTCTGGAAGAGACTGATTCCACAACTCGAAGCAGTACCTTTACCATTTATGCCTAGTCCTTGTCTTTCCAAGGATGTTTTGAAAATCCAGTCACTCCTTCACCCAGCCTTATTTGGTTTGTGGTCTCCAGTTACCCTGCAAGCACCTTGTGGCATTTTGTGGATAGatgttatttaattataatagaGTTCGATTAAATCAGTCTTAGAaattacttgataaaaaataataataaagatcaGTTGTAGCAATCAAAAGCCTCTTTGATACTCCAGTTTTTGGAAAATGCTCCTTTTTGCCACAGTTTATTTGACATTTTCTATTTGGAATGTCAGAAAAGTTTAGATACCACTATTTGTTTTTTGATCAAGAAAGGAATAATTTCATTGATGAAAGGGAAAATTCTTGTATACTGAAGAAAGAGAACCTACAAAAATAAATGGTTCTCTTCGAGCGACACTCATTCCTCAATACAAATAGGGATCTCATGGGTGCACTAAAAAGATATGAAGGATAAAACACTATTCTTCAAATGTACAAAATCATGTTCAGTTCCTTCAAAAGTTCTTCTATTTCTCTCTATCCGCAATACCAAATAATAACATTATCCTATGTAACTTTTACACGAAATTCCTTTAACTCGTCAATTTTTATCTTTGATGGGATGTTTTCTTTATTTAACTATACAACTGGTATTTTACTTTCGATAACATCAACTAGTAGTGTTTTCTTCTCTTACTGATTCTGTAATACTCAAGTCAAACTAAAATCTTCATGCCTAGTGAAAATATGACATATAGGGTAGGATAGATTATCTTATTTAAAGTGCTAGTTCTAGCTCCCTGAGTTGGTATAGTCGAGACCTGAGAAATGTGAATTTTTGTACACATACTCTCTTTTTTCGCTTTAATGggattatttatatattgttatTAGTTTTGCAACAGTCTATCGAATGTTAGGAAATAATTATCATTTTCCCATAGATTTAccgaaaagaatttttttttaatcttccCTTAGAAAGGTATGAAGACCTACTTAACTCCTAGCTTGAGAAAGATCATGAGATGATGAGATTGGAAGGACAGAATGATTTAGCTTCTAATCATCATTTCTTTTTCTAttcttttctcttatttctATTTACACATAAGCATATAAAGATGAATTTCTTCAGGAAGGAAGCATATAAAATAGTCTGAGGGATCCTTTTCTAGAAACAATATCATACTATATGATTACATTTCTAACTCCACTGATGCTTTTTGACTTATCTGTTGGTTCTTGATCAAAAGACATTGAAAATGCATCCTCATCCTCAGGATGGAAAGCAAACTGAAATTTCAATCAACTTTCTATGATCTGTTACACAAATCCAAACTTGGAACTTATAAATGTATTCAATACTGTGTATATTGTTGAGATTAATTTCCAAAAGGACTTCAGCTTGTTCTTGTATGTACAAGTAAATTAAATCATTCCAACAGAAGTTTGGAACTCCTTGTTTTGTGTCAAATCCTCTATACACAAATAGGGGAAGATTGCCTGAATAAATGCTATGAACCATAAATATGAGAATAATGCTTGTTGCACAGATTTTGCATGAACTATAAGGTCCTATCATTGGCTTCCCGTTGCAGAATTGCCAGAGAAGTTGCTGAATGGTGGAGATATTACTATTAATAGTGGACAGGTTCTTTCTCTATCTGCTGTCTCATGTGGGTCTATCTTCTGGTTGACATCTGGGCAAGTGGCATCAGCAAGTGAAGGTGTCAGAGTAAATATGGTTTATGAGGTC
This region of Solanum dulcamara chromosome 9, daSolDulc1.2, whole genome shotgun sequence genomic DNA includes:
- the LOC129902130 gene encoding uncharacterized protein LOC129902130, with the protein product MGLNDTYTPARSNILTLSPLPTVNHAYSLLMKDENQRETHLSSQFPGDRCSFMVGKSAISEIQLNTQPKSGSGFNHQQKAENTYFKGNTSYKGKKSNQLCNYCKMTNHTIDNCYRLIGFPADFKFTKSKKFQGTVRSNSATSMEEPDENQSILVASENPKFAQQLSTNQFTQLVHLLKHIQEGKPVGSEVNANSAAGPFLEEPSSFW